A window of Anaerobacillus sp. CMMVII genomic DNA:
CCTACCTTACTAAAAACAGATCGTGAACTTTCCTATTGGAAAGAAGGGTTAGTAGCACCTGAGAACGCGAGCTATATTTTAGAAGGTTTAAAGGATGTCGTTCATCATCCACGAGGAACTGCAGCAAAAGCAAAAATGGCAGACATCCCTCTTGCCGGGAAAACTGGTACGACTGAACACAAAGAAGTGCAAGGTGAAAAAGGGCGAGAAACAGGTTGGTTTGTGGCTATGAATACAGACAATCCCGAATTACTTGTTTTGCTAATGGTCGACAACATTGAAAACCGTGGCGGTAGCGGTTTCGTGGTTACAAAAGTTAAAGAGGCTTTCTTAGAGGTATTTTCGCGATAAACGATCAAGCTCCCCTGGTAGATTAGATTGAACTTCACATCCATGAAGTTGTCCTTTATACTATAACTATCTAAACTAGGTCGGAGGGTAACTATGATATTAAAATGGTTAACAAGATTATTACTTTTTGCAGGCCTTAGTATTGTGGCTTATAGTGGCTATTAATTTGGGATGGAAACAAACAAGTGACCAAAACTCTTTCAGAAGCTAAAGAAATTGTAAGTAATGAGCGTAATACCCCAAAAGTTTTTAATCCTAAATTAAATGATATTATTGGAATCATTAGTATTCCAAAGCTAGAAAAAGATCTTCCGATTATCGTTGGAACAGATGATGAGCAATTAAATAAAGGGGTAGGCCATTATATTGGGACGAAATATCCTGGTGAAAACGGGCAAATCCTTTTGTCAGGGCACAGAGATACTGTGTTTCGAGGGTTAGGTAATCTTCTCCATGGTGATGAAATTAAGCTTGATGTGGAGTATGGGTCATTCTCGTACGAAATCGTCAATACGTATATCGTTGATGCTGACGATACAACAGTCATTAATTTCGACTTAGACGAGGAAGTTTTGGTTTTATCGACATGTTATCCGTTTCAATATGTTGGTGATGCACCGCAGCGGTATATTATTGAGGCAAAGCCAAGAAATAAATAAAAACACCATTTTCTTTCAACTAACCCTTAGTTGAAGGAGGAATGGTGTTTTTTTAATTTAAAGGTAATTGCTGCCGGCATAGTTTTTGTTTATTTTTAGCTTCGTTTGGTGAAGATATATCTATATCTTTTCAAAGGACGTTACTATATGACACCAATTACCTTGAGTGACCTAGTTAAAGCTTTTAGTAACTTTACATATACTGGGGTGCAGTCTAATTCAAAACAGATAGAAGAAGGAAATATCTTTGTAGCAATAGATGGAACAGCTGTTGATGGACATCGCTTTATTGATGATGCGATAAAAAGAGGAGCCATTGCTGTTGTAGGGGAGAAGCCTTTGAGTAATCTCTCAGTACCATATTTCCAAGTGACTAACTCGCGCCAGGCGATTGGTTTATTAGCTGCGAACTTTTATGGGTACCCATCGAAAAAGCATACAGTAATCGGTATTACTGGTACTAACGGAAAAACGACAACCTCATATCTAATCAAACATATCATTAGTTTTGCTGGTGAGAGCTGTTCTCTTTTTGGAACGGTTGAGCATACTGTTAACGATACTAAGGTACCTGCAATTAATACAACCCCTGATTCTACCTTGTTGCAAAAATTATTATTTGAAAGCAATGATCGATATGTTGTGATGGAAGCTTCTTCCCATGGCATTGTACAACATAGATTGGAAGGAACGTCATTTGATTACGGACTTTTTACAAATTTAAGCCATGATCATCTCGATTATCATGGTAATTTAGATAATTACTTTAACGCTAAAGCCCAGCTTTTCAAAATGTTGAAAAAAAATGGTGAAGCGATTATCGGAAGTTATTCACCGTGGGGGATTAAATTAAAGGAACGTTTAAAGGCAGAGGGAATCACAACTTCGACATTTGGTGAAAAAGAGGATGATGATCTACAATTGCTAAGCATGGAAAGTCAAGAGAAGCCTACCTTCCAAATAAGGGAAGGTCTCCGTAAACATACTCTCTGTTCTCCACTGCCAGGAATTCATAACGTTTGGAATACGATGCAAGCGTATTTATTAGCACGAAGAATAGGGATCGAGCCAGTTGTTATTGCAGAAGCCTTGAAAACCTTTACCGGGGTACCAGGTAGGTTTGAACAGTATAAACACCCTGAAAAAGCTAAGTTAATCGTAGATTACGCACATAGCCCTGATGCAATTGCCCATTGTTTGCATACATCACGAGATATGACAAGTGGCAGGCTTCTCCATATTTTTGGCTTTCGTGGCAAACGTGATCGTTTAAAAAGAATGACAATGGTTGAAACATCTGTCGAACTTAGTGATGAAGTAATTATTACCTTAGATGATTTAAACGGTGAAGATCTTCAAGAAATGGTTTTTGAAATCAATAACTTAATCTCAAAGGTTGGTAAGAATAAATGTAAAGTAATTTTAGACAGGACTGAAGCAATAAAATATGCTTGGGACACAGCCGACCATGTGGACACTGTTCTGATAACCGGAAAAGGTCCAGAAAAATACCAACAAAGTTTTTCAATCCCTAGCAATACAGATCAAGAAACCATCTCCTATCTAGAAAAATTATTATAGATGAAAAGGACATAAGTGATTTATGTCTTTTTTTGTGTCTAGCTTCAGGCGCCCAGCCCCTCGAGAACCTTCGTCACTTAAATGCTGCCTCTGTGGTCCAGAAGGTCCTCGAGGCAAAGCCGCATGAAGTAACTCTAGAAGTTGCACATGTTGTGAACGAGGTCAGTAGCTTTTGTCGGGGCTACCCAGGGGGCTTGCGCTTTTCTCATTTATAGTTCGTTTGATTCTCTAGGAAACTTCCAATGCATTTATTTGCCTCTGGTAGTATAATAGCTTATGTTAAATAATATTTAATCACTATGGGGTGGGAAAATGTCAAAGGCAAAAAGTAATCCGATGAAGCCATTAGTATTAATCACTGTTGTCATTATTATCTTAGTAAGCGCGATCGTCGTTATAAATAGTAAACAAAACCAAGCGACTGATGGAAAAATTCTAGTTAATCATCCTTCTATCGAAAATCAACCAACAATAGGTGATCCAAATGCTTCTGTTTCTGTTGTTGAGTTTGCCGACTACAAATGCCCAGCTTGTAAAATGTGGGGCGAACAGATCTTCCCTCTATTGAAAAAAGACTTCGTTGATACTGGAAAGATTACATTTTCATATGTAAATGTATTGTTCCATGGTGATGAATCGTTTTTAGGATCATTAGCAGGTGAGGCAGTCTGGAATCAAGATCCTGAGGCGTTCTGGGAGTTTAACAAAGCCCTTTATCAAGAACAACCATCGATCCAAAATCATGATGATCCATGGATCACAGTTGAAAAGGTGATGGAGGTTGCGAAAAAAGCAGTTCCTCATCTTGATCTCGAACTGCTTGAACAAGATATCATAAATATGACCTACAAAGATGCAGTCCTTCTTGATGATCAACTAGTTGAGGAATTAGATATTCCGTTTACACCAAGTATCATTATTAATGGAACATTTGTTGAAGAACCGTTTGATTATGAATTAATCAAACAGCTAATTGAAGGGGGATTAGGGAACTAATGTCCGTTTCTCGTTCTGCGTTGTTCCTTTATTTTGCTTGGTTTGTAGCTGTGGTAGCTACATTAGGAAGCTTATATTTTAGCGAAATTCGCATGTTTCTTCCTTGTCAACTTTGCTGGTATCAGCGGATTGCGATGTATCCTTTAGCAGTCATTTTAGGGATTGCTGCTTATACAAATGATTTAAAAATTACGAAATACGCTTTACCTTTTTCTATTGTTGGAGGTTCAATCTCGTTTTACCATTATTTATTGGAAAAAGTGCCAGGGTTTGCGAGTGTAAAACCTTGCTCACAAGGTATTCCTTGTGATGTAGCCTGGATTAACTGGTTAGGGTTTATTACGATTCCGTTTTTAGCACTTATTGCGTTTGTGATGATTACTGTTTTTTTATTAATCAGCAAAAAACTTTCAAAATAAAAGGGTGCTTAAATTCGTTGTATTAGGTCGTCTTTAACCTTTTTGGGAGAAATTTATTTGTCCCAGTTGCCTATTTATTCTCAAAAGCTTCACGCAAAGCGTGAAGAACCAAGTATTCGAGCCAAATAATATTACTAACGTCATGAATTTCATCATTCATTATTTTCACTATTTAGTTCTATCAACTACGAATGGGGGAAAAACAAATGAGCACGACAAAAATGGTTTCATTAGCTGTTAATGGAGGAATAGGCTTTGGTGCAAAACTAACCCCAAAGCAACTGGTTGCCTTAGGCACTTATCTAGACGAAGATACCGAAATTGAATTAACCACTTTTCAACAGTTGATTATTCAAGTTGCAGAAGAGAACGTAGAGACAGCAAAAAAAGCTTTAGAAGCAGTTGGCTTCTCAGTTTACAAGGTTGGTCCTTATGTTAAAAGCCTTCGGACCTGTAACTTTTGCCAAGGTGCAGATGAAGAAGGAATGCCTGTAGCTATCGAATTGAATAAGCGTATCGCAGGTCAGGAAGTACCATTTACGTTACGTCCTGCTTACACGGGTTGTCCCAATGCTTGCGGCGAACCTCTCATAAACGATATTGGGGTCATTAAGCGTAATGACCACTATGAGCTGTATGTTGGGGGTCAAGCCAAAGGTGAAGATGCCCGCGCTGGGGTATTGCTAAAAGATCAACTAGAGCCAGAAGAATTATATCGTTTGGTTGACGCTGTTTTAGAAGTGTATCGAAACAATGGCAGAAAGCGTGAAAAATTAGCTAAATTTATTCATCGGTACGGCTTTGAAAATTTGAAAAAAGCTGTATCTGTATAAGGAAAAGTCTCAGAGAGATACTCTCTGGGATTTTTTGTTTAAGTAATTACATAAAACCTATACGACTACTTAAGTTTACTCATAAATAAAACAAATTTAACATAAAATATTCACTCCTACTCCATACTTTCCTGACAATTTAGTATTAAAATAAACCTAAAACAAATTTTTAAGAAAGTCCGGAAGCGCTATATTTTTAAAGGTAGTAGGGGGAGGGGCAGCGTTTCTAGCTTGGTAAACATTAAGTCATAATTGAACTTTGGGGGAATTTAGGGTGGAACCATTATTTAGTGTTGGACCAATCAATATTTATTTGTTCGGTATGATGATAGCAGTTGGTACGTTAGTAGGCTTGTATCTTTTTCTAAAGGTGGCTAAAAGTAAAGGATTAAATGAAAAAGTATTATTAGATGTAGTGCTGGTATCATTTATAGGAGGAGTAGTTGGTGCCCGATTAGTTTATGTCCTCGTGTATAATCCTACCTACTATTTATCTAACCCAATAGAAATTATACTCATCCATAATGGTGGACTTTCTATCCATGGTGGTCTACTTGGAGGATTACTAGTTGGAATTTTGTATTTAAAGAAAAAGGAAATTCCGATCTGGAGAACATTGGACATAGCTGTACCATTCATCATTTTAGCTCAAGGAATTAGTAGAATAGGTTGTGATGTTTTTGGAGTACCAACCATGAGTGATCCGTTATGGGCAATTAGAGTTGATGGAGTATTGTTACATCCAGCTCAGGCCTATGAATTTACTCTAAATTACTTGTTGTTTGGTTACTTGTGGTTAAGGTTACAGAGTACAGCCTACCATGGGCAGGTGTTTTTTCATTATTTAATAGGGTTTTTGACAATAAGAGGGATTGTTGAGTTCTTCAGGGATAATCCGCTTCTTTACGGATTGATCAGCGTAAGCCACGTCATGAGCCTAGCTGGGATTTTCGTTGTAGTGATCTTAATGATCTATCGAAAGAAAACAACCAAGGTTATTGTCTCACCTAGTGTACCAAGATATGAAATTGCCAAGGTTTGGTTTTATATCTGGGTTTTAACACTAGTTTCTATTATTCTTTACTATTTGCTTCAAGGATAAGCAAGTTACATGCTTCCTCAATGTCATTTGATGTTGTGGAAGCTTTTTTTGTTGTTTAAGGAGTTTCTTAGTAAATTTATGCTAAATGAATTATGAAATTCACTCGAATAAGTAATTGTTAGTAAAAATGTGATAGACGTTACATTTTTTTAGTTTCTGCAAATTTCGTTCACAGATATTTGCTAGATATACAAACTTTCTTAAATGTTTCTTCATAAATTTCCTTTAATCTTTATCTTGTAAACAAAACAAATTGGAGGAAAAGAAATGAAAAACAGGTTAAGAGTTTTACAGGTTTTATTTTCATTCTTTTATTGACACTACCTATGCAAGTCTTTGCAGATGAAAAAGGCGGGAAACATTCACATGATGATGAGAAGAAAACCGAAGCAAAGAAAGAAAACGACGACGATCACAGTCATGATGAAGATGACGACCATGGCCACGACGAAGATGACGATCACGGGCATGGTGAAGAAGCTGATGACCACGGTCATGGCGAAGATGACGGTCATGGCCACGGTGAAGATGACGATCATGGCCATGATGAAGGCGATGACCATGGTCACGATGAGGCTGACGATCACGGCCACGGCAAAGGGGATGACCACGGGGATGGTGACGATCACGGTCATGGGGATGATGACCATGATCACGAGTATGTAGAGACTGGAGCCAACATTCCGCTTTTAAGTACATTTGCCGCGATTAATGGTGGCTTTATGCTCTTTGGAGCCGTTCGCAAAATCAATAAGAAAAGAAAGAGTGGTGTGAAATAATGGCCTTACCAGAAAAAAAATTACCATCTTCAAACCCTAAAAAACCGTTTAACTTCTTAGATATTCCATTCATCAATAAATTCATTAAAAGTAAGTGGTATCCTGGTATCTTTCAGTGGTTAGGAATGGCGTTCTTTGGTCTGATCGTTTTTGAATTAATGACAGGAACAGTTAATCCGCACCGAAATTGGGGAACTGCGATGACTTGGGTCCTTTGGTGGCCGATTGTTCCAATTTTATTCATCTTAGTAGGTCGGTTTTGGTGTGCAGTATGTCCGTTCGGGAAAATAAGTGATATTGTTCGTCGGTTAGTTGGTAGTCAAAGTCCGATGCCGAAGTTTTTAAAAAAGTATGGTATTTGGTTAATTGATATTACCTTTATCGCGATTACTTGGGCAGACCATATTTTCGGAGTGGTGCATTCTCCAAGAGGGTCAGGAATTTTACTATTATTACTTTTAACAATGGTTATCGTGACATCTGTTTTTTACGAAAGAAGAACATTTTGTAAGTCACTTTGTTTCCTTGGTGGATTAGCAGGAAACTATTCAAGAGCTGGGATGTTAGAGTTAAGAGGAAACCCAGACATCTGTCGAACTTGTAAAACTCAAGCTTGTTATAAAGGAAGCGAAAAGGCAGAAGCCTGTAACATGTTTCAGTTTGTAAGAACAATGGACAATAGTGCAGAATGTAACCTTTGTGGGGACTGTGTGAAAAACTGTCCGAATGAATCAATTCGAATTTCACCAAGAAAACCAACAATGGAGCTTTGGGGTATTAAGAAACCAATGCTTGAGCAATCATTCTTAGCAGCGGTTATTATGGGGATCGTATTGGTTCAAAACGTAACGATGTTAGAAGTTTGGAACACGATTTTAAATGGAATCGGAACTGTTACAAGAACTAGTAATTTCAACGTTAACTTTACAATCGCCTTTATTATCGCGATGATTATTCCAATTGCAATGCTTTGGTATGCGTCAAAATTAGGTTCAAAGACATATCTTGATACAACAACGAAGGATAACTTCATTCGTTTTGGCTATGCGTACATTCCAATTGACCTAGCTGGTCACTTAGGACATAATTTGTTCCATCTATTAACTGAAACGAAGGCATTGTATTACAATACACTTGGATTATTTGGAGTTTACAAGACTGGAGATTTAGCAGTAGTTTCTGATGGAACTGTACAGATCTTCCAATTTATTTTAGTAGCTGTAGGTACTTGGTTATCAATCTACGCAGTTTACCGTATTGGTAAGAAAAAGTCCTTCAAACAGCTATGGCCATTCTACTTATTAATGCTCATCTTTGGTATTATCAATTTCTATCTATTCTCATTACCAATGGATCACCGCGTGCATTAATAGGTAAGTTCGAAATCCGACTTACATGAGATTAGATCCCGTTTTAGTATTTAATGTCCATTCCAGAAGGAAAAATTAGTGGAATTGTCCACGAACGGTGTCAGACACCATTTTGGATAGGAGTTGTAGTGAAAAATGGAAATTATATCGACATCTATTAACATTTTCGTGATTGTAGTCCTACTCATTTTGACTTTCTCTTTCATCAAAGTCATCTTTAAGAAAGAGACTAAAAGCAGTTGTTGTGGAAAAGGGAAGGGCTGCTGTAGCGAAAATGGTCACAAGCAGTGCTCTTGTAAAAAATAAGCACCAAGAAAACTAGTAAAGGTGGTATCTCAAATAAGAGATACCACCTTTACGCTTGTAATGGCTTTAATTTATCGTCAATTGACCTATAAATTTACCAGGTTCAAGGCTAAACTGGTACTTTCCTTCTACAGGATCGTTTAGAAAAGGATCATACTTTGCCCATTTTTCTATTAAAATCTCAGGTTTAAATCATCTGAAACTAGGTAGGGCACCAACCTCTATAGCTCCTGCGGGTATTCGGTGCCCAAAGCCCTGTATATTTTTATGGTTGGATTTAGGTTGCAAAATGTTGTATAGCAAGATGTTTATGTTAGTTAATGAACTTCATAATTCATTGTTTTCGTTATTTTGTTCTAATTGTAGATTGTTAAGGTAATCCAGAAATATCTCAGTATCCCAAATCAAAATATTGTTCACCCTTTTTCCATACTTTCATAACAATTTAAAATTATAATGAGTTTCATAATTGATTATTAGCGCCATTAAGGAGGAATTTAATTATGGATAATTTAGCGTTTCTTGCCCTATTAGCCTGTCCATTAATGATGGGAGGATTGCTTTACTTCGTTATGAAAGGAACAAAAAACAACGATTTGCAAAAGGACAAAGCTCAGACTGAAAAAATACAGGAGAATATGAATAAATTGATGAAGCAAAATGAGCAATTGTTAGAAGAAATTGATCGGTTGAAACGCTCTAGATAAAACTCAAACCTTAAATTAGGAAGGAGAAATGAAATGGAGCTTGGATCTAACTATCTAAATATTATCTTTATTATTATTTTAATAGGTATGTTGTTTTTGATGAAAAAAAGTGGTGGAGGATGCTGTTCAAAGAATGGAAATAAATTAAGCAGAGAAAATGAAAGCAAGTCACCTACTGTTGAAGACCTTCAAAGAAAAATTGAGAGAATAGAAAGACAAAATCAACTTTTACAAAATGAGGTAAATGACCTAAAACACAAATAAGCTTTTGTAGGAGGGGTCTTATGAGTGCATTTCTGTTACTAATAGTGATACTAAAAGGGATATGCTTATATTTTTGTTGGAGATCAATTTCAGCTGCAAAGAAAAGTAAATGTCAAAATGATAGTAAAACAAGTAATGAGCTTCATGATTTAGAAAATAGATTAGCAAAATTAATTGAACAAAACAATCAATTAACTAAGGAACTACACGGAATCAAAAAGACAAATTAATTCGTAATTAATTCGAGTTTTAAGGAGCAGTTATGGAAGAAAATATAGTTTTATTTTTTGAAGAATATTCAAACTATGCTATCATATTGAGCATTTTGATAAATGTCATAGTTGCCGTTTTTGGTGTCATCCCGAGCTTCTTTGTAACGGGAGCTAACATCATATTCTTTGGGTTCTGGCAGGGAACGCTTATTTCATTTGCAGGAGAAGCAATTGGAGCAATTGTCGCATTTTTACTCTATAGAAAAGGCTTTAGAAAGCTCTCTACTGTAACGGTGGAAAAGTATCCAAAGGCCAAAATGTTACTTTGGAAACAGGGCAAAGAAGCTTTTTATTTAATTTTATCCTTAAGACTATTACCATTTGTCCCTTCAGGATTAGTTACTTTTATTAGTTCGATAGGCAAAGTTTCATTTATTATTTTTGCTATGGCTAGTACCTTAGGGAAAGTTCCAGCCTTATTAATTGAAGCTTATTCCGTTTACCAAGTTACGCAATGGACATGGCAGGGAAAAGTAATTTTAGTTGGAGTGGGGCTATATTTAGTATTTCTTGCTTTTAAAAACAATAGGAAAAGAAGTTAAGTTAAAGCATGAAAATCAAAAATTTACTTTTTAAAAAAGAAGGTGGCTTATGTTATCGTTATTTACTCTCCTAGTTGTATCTCAAGTAGAAAGGCATAGGAATGGTTTGAAATAGAATAAATGTCCATTCCAGTCGGAAAAAGTAGTAAAAGTGTCCACGAAGGGTGTCAGACACCGCTCGTGGACACTTCTTTCATTTTATTCACTCGCTTAATGATCATGTTGATGAATAGAGTGGTCATTATTTTCGTGCTGGGTCGGCAAAGAATAATGGTGTGTTAAATAAAAAGCTAGGATAATGACAAGGAAAAGGGGTAATCGCTTGCCAAAGAAAAAGTTCTTCCAGTTTTTTTCTTTGAAGCTAAGTTCACCTTGCATCATTAAAAATAGCATAAATAAAACGCCACCAGAGATAACAATCATAACATTCATGACACTATTCATTTGGGTACTAGAAACCATGACCCCAAGCATTGCTCCCATCATTCCGCCCATTGCTCCTGATAAGAATCCATCTAATACAGCGATAATACTAAGTGGAAAACCTGCAATCGTTCCGGTGATTGCGCCAAATAAGATACTAATAACGGTAATGACAAAGAAATGTTCAGGATACATTAAGCCCATGATCGTTCCAAAAGATAACCCAAGTACCATTCCAACAGTCATCGCAATCATCATACCAGCCATATGAGATAGTTTTTTTCTGAATAAAAGATGAAGCTAAAAATCCAGATGACGATAAGTCCATAAATAAATAACAGAATTGTCGTTGATA
This region includes:
- a CDS encoding class D sortase; translation: MTKTLSEAKEIVSNERNTPKVFNPKLNDIIGIISIPKLEKDLPIIVGTDDEQLNKGVGHYIGTKYPGENGQILLSGHRDTVFRGLGNLLHGDEIKLDVEYGSFSYEIVNTYIVDADDTTVINFDLDEEVLVLSTCYPFQYVGDAPQRYIIEAKPRNK
- a CDS encoding DsbA family protein, encoding MSKAKSNPMKPLVLITVVIIILVSAIVVINSKQNQATDGKILVNHPSIENQPTIGDPNASVSVVEFADYKCPACKMWGEQIFPLLKKDFVDTGKITFSYVNVLFHGDESFLGSLAGEAVWNQDPEAFWEFNKALYQEQPSIQNHDDPWITVEKVMEVAKKAVPHLDLELLEQDIINMTYKDAVLLDDQLVEELDIPFTPSIIINGTFVEEPFDYELIKQLIEGGLGN
- a CDS encoding UDP-N-acetylmuramoyl-L-alanyl-D-glutamate--2,6-diaminopimelate ligase — its product is MTPITLSDLVKAFSNFTYTGVQSNSKQIEEGNIFVAIDGTAVDGHRFIDDAIKRGAIAVVGEKPLSNLSVPYFQVTNSRQAIGLLAANFYGYPSKKHTVIGITGTNGKTTTSYLIKHIISFAGESCSLFGTVEHTVNDTKVPAINTTPDSTLLQKLLFESNDRYVVMEASSHGIVQHRLEGTSFDYGLFTNLSHDHLDYHGNLDNYFNAKAQLFKMLKKNGEAIIGSYSPWGIKLKERLKAEGITTSTFGEKEDDDLQLLSMESQEKPTFQIREGLRKHTLCSPLPGIHNVWNTMQAYLLARRIGIEPVVIAEALKTFTGVPGRFEQYKHPEKAKLIVDYAHSPDAIAHCLHTSRDMTSGRLLHIFGFRGKRDRLKRMTMVETSVELSDEVIITLDDLNGEDLQEMVFEINNLISKVGKNKCKVILDRTEAIKYAWDTADHVDTVLITGKGPEKYQQSFSIPSNTDQETISYLEKLL
- the lgt gene encoding prolipoprotein diacylglyceryl transferase codes for the protein MEPLFSVGPINIYLFGMMIAVGTLVGLYLFLKVAKSKGLNEKVLLDVVLVSFIGGVVGARLVYVLVYNPTYYLSNPIEIILIHNGGLSIHGGLLGGLLVGILYLKKKEIPIWRTLDIAVPFIILAQGISRIGCDVFGVPTMSDPLWAIRVDGVLLHPAQAYEFTLNYLLFGYLWLRLQSTAYHGQVFFHYLIGFLTIRGIVEFFRDNPLLYGLISVSHVMSLAGIFVVVILMIYRKKTTKVIVSPSVPRYEIAKVWFYIWVLTLVSIILYYLLQG
- a CDS encoding nitrite reductase; amino-acid sequence: MSTTKMVSLAVNGGIGFGAKLTPKQLVALGTYLDEDTEIELTTFQQLIIQVAEENVETAKKALEAVGFSVYKVGPYVKSLRTCNFCQGADEEGMPVAIELNKRIAGQEVPFTLRPAYTGCPNACGEPLINDIGVIKRNDHYELYVGGQAKGEDARAGVLLKDQLEPEELYRLVDAVLEVYRNNGRKREKLAKFIHRYGFENLKKAVSV
- a CDS encoding TVP38/TMEM64 family protein, producing MEENIVLFFEEYSNYAIILSILINVIVAVFGVIPSFFVTGANIIFFGFWQGTLISFAGEAIGAIVAFLLYRKGFRKLSTVTVEKYPKAKMLLWKQGKEAFYLILSLRLLPFVPSGLVTFISSIGKVSFIIFAMASTLGKVPALLIEAYSVYQVTQWTWQGKVILVGVGLYLVFLAFKNNRKRS
- a CDS encoding 4Fe-4S binding protein — translated: MALPEKKLPSSNPKKPFNFLDIPFINKFIKSKWYPGIFQWLGMAFFGLIVFELMTGTVNPHRNWGTAMTWVLWWPIVPILFILVGRFWCAVCPFGKISDIVRRLVGSQSPMPKFLKKYGIWLIDITFIAITWADHIFGVVHSPRGSGILLLLLLTMVIVTSVFYERRTFCKSLCFLGGLAGNYSRAGMLELRGNPDICRTCKTQACYKGSEKAEACNMFQFVRTMDNSAECNLCGDCVKNCPNESIRISPRKPTMELWGIKKPMLEQSFLAAVIMGIVLVQNVTMLEVWNTILNGIGTVTRTSNFNVNFTIAFIIAMIIPIAMLWYASKLGSKTYLDTTTKDNFIRFGYAYIPIDLAGHLGHNLFHLLTETKALYYNTLGLFGVYKTGDLAVVSDGTVQIFQFILVAVGTWLSIYAVYRIGKKKSFKQLWPFYLLMLIFGIINFYLFSLPMDHRVH
- a CDS encoding disulfide oxidoreductase — translated: MSVSRSALFLYFAWFVAVVATLGSLYFSEIRMFLPCQLCWYQRIAMYPLAVILGIAAYTNDLKITKYALPFSIVGGSISFYHYLLEKVPGFASVKPCSQGIPCDVAWINWLGFITIPFLALIAFVMITVFLLISKKLSK